A section of the Rhizobium sp. SSA_523 genome encodes:
- a CDS encoding DUF3140 domain-containing protein, protein MSTGDLDRQTIWRDFTEAVNMAPSALEKWLETEESKSSGWSGDGGGETVGHHSGRRIVEIKHKAKADLTDDDYAHMRKVVGYVHRHLAQGGPKEDVEHSAWRYSLMNWGHDPLKD, encoded by the coding sequence ATGAGTACGGGCGATCTCGACCGGCAGACGATATGGCGCGACTTCACGGAGGCCGTCAACATGGCACCGTCCGCGCTGGAAAAATGGCTGGAGACGGAGGAGAGCAAAAGCTCCGGCTGGTCGGGCGACGGCGGCGGTGAGACCGTCGGCCATCATTCCGGCCGCAGGATCGTCGAAATCAAGCACAAGGCGAAGGCCGACCTGACCGATGATGATTATGCCCACATGCGCAAAGTCGTCGGCTATGTTCACCGGCATCTTGCCCAGGGCGGGCCGAAGGAGGATGTCGAGCATTCCGCCTGGCGCTACTCCCTGATGAACTGGGGCCATGATCCACTGAAAGACTGA
- a CDS encoding pyridoxamine 5'-phosphate oxidase family protein, producing MSTMTMEEISKKLGKIDFCMFNTNGGSGTINSRPMSNNGDVEYDGDSWFFSYEDTRKVSEISRDAGVALTFSAAPSILGKPGIFIAVNGQASLIRDKAQFEAHWVKDLDRWFPDGIDTPGIVLIKVAAQDIEYWDGEENGRITLPPANAADAGAV from the coding sequence ATGTCCACGATGACGATGGAAGAGATTTCGAAGAAGCTCGGCAAGATCGACTTCTGCATGTTCAATACCAATGGCGGATCGGGAACGATCAACAGCCGGCCGATGAGCAATAATGGCGATGTCGAATATGACGGCGACTCCTGGTTCTTCTCCTATGAGGACACGCGGAAGGTGAGTGAGATCAGCCGCGATGCCGGCGTTGCGCTGACATTTTCGGCAGCGCCGAGCATTCTCGGCAAGCCCGGAATCTTCATCGCCGTGAACGGCCAGGCGAGCCTCATCCGCGACAAGGCGCAATTCGAGGCGCATTGGGTGAAGGATCTGGACCGCTGGTTTCCGGACGGCATCGACACGCCCGGCATCGTGCTGATCAAGGTTGCCGCCCAGGATATCGAATATTGGGATGGCGAGGAGAACGGGCGGATCACGCTTCCGCCGGCCAATGCCGCAGATGCAGGTGCCGTATGA
- a CDS encoding GFA family protein, producing MLTGRCHCGKTGWTLIGDPGSITACNCSLCSRYGTLWAYDYENERIEVQGETAAYRRVDVTAPVLEVLFCPACACVLSWRGLQLEPDGRRRMAVNIRLAPAKEVQALPIDHFDGLSTFEDLPSRGTCVRDLWF from the coding sequence ATGCTGACGGGACGATGCCATTGCGGAAAGACGGGCTGGACGCTTATCGGCGATCCGGGTTCGATCACCGCCTGCAATTGCAGCCTCTGCAGCCGCTATGGCACCTTATGGGCCTATGATTATGAGAACGAGCGCATCGAGGTCCAGGGAGAGACCGCCGCCTATCGCCGCGTGGATGTCACGGCGCCGGTCCTCGAAGTTCTCTTCTGCCCCGCCTGCGCCTGCGTCCTGAGCTGGCGCGGATTGCAGCTCGAACCGGACGGCCGGCGGCGGATGGCGGTCAATATTCGGCTCGCACCGGCAAAAGAGGTTCAAGCTCTGCCCATCGACCATTTCGACGGCTTGTCGACGTTCGAGGACCTGCCCTCCCGCGGCACATGCGTCCGTGATCTCTGGTTCTGA